The Euphorbia lathyris chromosome 8, ddEupLath1.1, whole genome shotgun sequence genome has a window encoding:
- the LOC136204261 gene encoding uncharacterized protein codes for MSGHIRSSCFKLIGYPDWHPKSKEKKDSKGSGQGRSGSGSRFNRANVVHTNTDVSNGGEYNEFEEDDTGEALNMQHMIQEMYKMLKGKEKMVAADSPMHIPSDFTAFAGFSGKNNSWYMCNRVEG; via the exons ATGAGTGGGCATATTCGTTCTTCTTGCTTCAAACTTATAGGTTATCCTGATTGGCatccaaaatccaaagaaaagaaagattcTAAGGGCAGCGGTCAAGGTAGATCTGGTTCTGGCTCCAGATTCAACAGAGCAAATGTTGTCCATACAAATACAGATGTTTCTAATGGCGGAGAGTATAATGAATTTGAAGAAGATGATACTGGAGAGGCTCTTAACATGCAACACATGATACAGGAGATGTATAAAATGTTGAAAGGCAAAGAAAAGATGGTTGCAGCTGATTCTCCTATGCATATTCCTTCAGATTTTACTGCATTTGCAGGCTTCTCTG GAAAAAACAACTCATGGTATATGTGCAATAGGGTGGAAGGTTGA